The Aphelocoma coerulescens isolate FSJ_1873_10779 chromosome 2, UR_Acoe_1.0, whole genome shotgun sequence genome contains a region encoding:
- the POLR1F gene encoding DNA-directed RNA polymerase I subunit RPA43 → MAVPREPPPAPALPPAPAAPSPAAAAAAAAPSFAAARALVARRYSCLVAAPHRRHVALPPRFLGRKRSGIRAQLDAELLRYSESLQGVPVAYDNIKVVGELGDIYDDQGFIHLNIEADFIIFSPKKGKKLVGVINKVAPSHIGCLIHGCFNASIPKPEQMSIVQWQELGLKIGDELKFQVLHLDSDAAGVFFIRGGLTKSSMKPKKSDTVTESTNGDKIQKLGHQENGLNNCGEDTVTEEPLNETDNLGRENEEEPSVDAVNGLCDDKNKKKKKKKKDKQEEQELVLPASDSSGYQSDHKKSKKKKRKHCDEVEENELSQMSEKPKAKKKRD, encoded by the exons ATGGCCGTGCCGCGggagccgccgcccgccccggcgctgccgcccgcccccgccgccccctcccccgccgccgccgccgccgccgccgccccgtcgTTCGCCGCGGCCCGCGCGCTCGTGGCGCGCCGCTACTCGTGCCTGGTGGCGGCGCCGCACCGGCGGCACGTGGCGCTGCCGCCGCGCTTCCTGGGCCGCAAGCGCTCCGGCATCCGCGCGCAGCTGGACGCCGAGCTCCTGCGCTACTCGGAGAG CCTGCAGGGTGTGCCGGTGGCTTACGACAACATCAAAGTGGTGGGGGAGCTCGGCGACATCTACGACGACCAAGGATTCATCCACCTGAACATCGAGGCGGACTTCATCATCTTCAGCCCCAAGAAAGGGAAGAAGCTGGTG ggtGTAATTAATAAAGTGGCCCCTAGTCATATTGGCTGCCTGATACATGGATGCTTCAATGCATCTATCCCTAAGCCTGAACAAATGTCCATTGTACAGTGGCAAGAGCTGGGGTTAAAAATAGGGGATGAACTGAAATTTCAAGTGTTGCACTTGGATTCTGATGCAGCTGGGGTGTTCTTCATTCGAGGAGGACTCACTAAAAGCAG CATGAAACCCAAAAAATCTGACACAGTCACTGAAAGTACAAATGGGGACAAAATTCAAAAGCTTGGCCACCAGGAAAACGGCTTGAATAACTGTGGGGAAGATACTGTCACAGAAGAGCCTTTAAATGAGACAGATAACCTTGGGAGGGAAAATGAAGAAGAGCCAAGTGTTGATGCTGTGAATGGATTATGTGATGataaaaacaagaagaaaaagaaaaagaaaaaggacaagCAAGAAGAACAGGAACTCGTATTGCCTGCCAGTGACTCCAGTGGTTACCAAAGTGACCATAAAaagtcaaagaaaaagaaaagaaagcactgTGATGAAGTTGAGGAAAATGAGTTGTCTCAGATGTcagaaaaacccaaagcaaaaaagaaaagggactAA